The Fluviicola sp. genome segment ATGATTCCTGGGTGTTTATCCAGGAGAACGGATTATTTGCAGTGGGAAATCCGCCGGTTTCGTCTGTAACTTCAAGTGGTGCAGGACCTGGTGTTTTCCCGGAAGGATGTGCCAACAATACCATGACATTTTCCATTCCTACCGCTCAGGCTACGAATTTCTCATTCAATGTGACCTGGACAGGAACTGCAACTTCTGGTGTAGATTATGCGGCATTACCTACTACCATTACGATTCCGGCAGGTCAAACTTCTGTTACCATTCCGGTAAACGTAACATTGGATGGAGTAGCAGAAGGAACAGAAACGCTGATTTGTAATTATCCTGCTACGGTCTGTATGCCGGGTTCGGCAAATGTCAATATCATTGATTCCAATCCTTTAACAACGGTCGCCAGCGCAGATGCTTTGATATGTACCGCGGGGGGAAGTGTACCGATTTCCGCCACTTCGTCAGGTGGAACGGGTACTGTAACTCTAACCTGGAATAACGGAGCAGGAACGGGAAGTCCGGTAACTGTCTCTCCGGCTGCTACCACTACTTATACGGTTACTGCAACCGATCAGTGTGGAAATACGGCAACAGACCAGGTGGTGGTAACCAATGGAGCATTAGCAGCACCAACCGTAACCCCGACAGCAGAGTCTTGTGCGAACTATAACAATGGGTCGGTGGTTATCAACAACCCGGTTGGTAACGGACCTTATACAGTGAATATTTCCGGCCCGACAACAGGATCTGTGGTGGAAGCAAACACGGCAGGAGCTACAGCTAATTTTACCAATCTTCCCGACGGGAATTACAATTACACGGTTACCGGTGCAAACGGATGTACCAGAACAGGTACCTTTACGATAGGTGCAGGAGCAGTTTGTTGTAGCGTTACCGCTGCAGGAACAAATGTTGCCTGTAACAGTGCCACTACGGGTTCAGCTACTGCTACCCCAACGGGATTGGCACCTTACACGTATTCCTGGACAGGTGGTCAGACTACCCAGACAGCATCCAATTTAGGAGCAGGTTCTTACACGGTTACCATGACCGATAACTCGGGTTGTGTAGCTACAGCAAACGTAGTGATTACCCAGCCAACAGCTTTAAGCGGTACATTGACACCGGTGAATGTGAGTTGTAACGGAGCCTGCAACGGAACTATTACAGTGGCGGCATCGGGTGGAACCCCGGCTTACCAGTACAGCATCAACGGTGGTCCTTTCCAGGCATCGAATACCTTTACAGGTTTATGTAACGGAACGTATGCAGTAACGATCAAGGATGCGAATAACTGTACGGTTGTTCTAAACCAGAACATTACTCAGCCAGCCATTTTGAACTTAACGCAAAGTGCGATCGCCCCGGCAACCTGCGGATCCAATACCGGGTCTGTGACCGTTGCAGCAACGGGCGGAACAGCACCTTATTCCTATACGCTCAATGGTGG includes the following:
- a CDS encoding choice-of-anchor L domain-containing protein, translating into MKRTAAFRSVSNVVACFLLFLFAHFTTNGQIVLNQTTANNYVANICGPGITFSNVTLTGDAGAIAQFVGGTSAGIGASMNSGVVMSTGYVNTATALQGGPGTFRSSDNNGVAIAELNTIAGATARDGIILEFDFVPITNNINVNYVFGSEEYNEFVNSGYNDAFAFFISGPGIGTPTNIAVLPPTTPVTIDNINNFTNSASYRNNEALNNNNVMDGYTVQLTASRAVQACQTYHIRLMIADGGDQIYDSWVFIQENGLFAVGNPPVSSVTSSGAGPGVFPEGCANNTMTFSIPTAQATNFSFNVTWTGTATSGVDYAALPTTITIPAGQTSVTIPVNVTLDGVAEGTETLICNYPATVCMPGSANVNIIDSNPLTTVASADALICTAGGSVPISATSSGGTGTVTLTWNNGAGTGSPVTVSPAATTTYTVTATDQCGNTATDQVVVTNGALAAPTVTPTAESCANYNNGSVVINNPVGNGPYTVNISGPTTGSVVEANTAGATANFTNLPDGNYNYTVTGANGCTRTGTFTIGAGAVCCSVTAAGTNVACNSATTGSATATPTGLAPYTYSWTGGQTTQTASNLGAGSYTVTMTDNSGCVATANVVITQPTALSGTLTPVNVSCNGACNGTITVAASGGTPAYQYSINGGPFQASNTFTGLCNGTYAVTIKDANNCTVVLNQNITQPAILNLTQSAIAPATCGSNTGSVTVAATGGTAPYSYTLNGGASQASATFNGLAAGTYNVVVTDNRGCTKNLSITIVATNAPIASIQSQTNVSCFGGVNGSVIIGVAGGSSPFSYSLNGGPSQASNTFTNLTAGSYTATVVDANGCSATVPFTITSP